Proteins encoded by one window of Salvia splendens isolate huo1 chromosome 7, SspV2, whole genome shotgun sequence:
- the LOC121810871 gene encoding uncharacterized protein LOC121810871, producing the protein MGEDFLTSLSIENYPPSTFLSMDSIATCHDESERDMNRQVILSGPPDINLPLSVEPSPPPQSWNHDTFDMLEVGLGHQVNESDKLIDLPKIGRKCAGKRLDSVWGAWFFFRFYFKPVLKEKSKCNVVWDNNGVSGFDKSDLELDVFLVQHDMENMYMWVFKERPENALGKMQLRSYMNGHSRQGQCPFPFCADKGFVRSHKMQRKHYRGLSNPQCLHGIELVPSPNLMGLDDEEQKKWVELTGRDLNFCIPPEAKEFSSWRTLPNTDFELERPFSQLKNTAQSHPAKKLLNGSGLNLSTQPSNHVNGNGIDLSSSCNKKRKEIFTNGHDEDCCLPNDLNGDRHQDVEFHPVEPPWLNEFTGVVRNVYGPVTAAKTIYEDEEGYLILVTLPFTDPERVKVHWWNNLTHGVVKISSVSTACMPFIQRNDRTFKLTDPAPEHCPPGEFRREIPLPTRIPDDAKLEAYFDNSGTVLEIKVPKHRVGPEEHEVLVCLRPPNEFVLS; encoded by the coding sequence ATGGGGGAAGATTTCTTGACTAGCTTAAGCATTGAGAATTATCCCCCTTCAACATTCTTGTCTATGGATTCAATAGCTACCTGTCACGATGAGTCGGAACGCGACATGAATAGGCAGGTTATTCTTTCCGGGCCACCGGATATTAATCTACCATTGTCTGTGGAGCCAAGCCCTCCTCCTCAGTCGTGGAACCATGACACATTTGATATGCTTGAGGTGGGGTTGGGACACCAAGTTAATGAATCGGATAAGCTGATTGATTTGCCTAAGATTGGGAGAAAGTGTGCCGGCAAGAGATTGGATAGTGTGTGGGGTGCTTGGTTCTTCTTTAGGTTCTATTTCAAGCCTGTTTTGAAAGAGAAGTCCAAGTGCAATGTGGTTTGGGACAACAATGGTGTTTCTGGTTTTGATAAATCTGATCTTGAACTGGATGTATTCCTGGTGCAACATGATATGGAGAATATGTATATGTGGGTTTTTAAGGAGAGGCCCGAAAATGCACTAGGTAAGATGCAGTTAAGAAGCTACATGAATGGCCACTCGCGCCAGGGCCAGTGCCCATTCCCATTTTGTGCTGATAAGGGTTTTGTGCGGTCTCACAAAATGCAGCGGAAGCACTACAGGGGGCTCTCGAATCCCCAATGTTTGCACGGGATAGAGCTGGTTCCATCGCCCAATCTCATGGGCCTCGATGATGAGGAACAGAAGAAGTGGGTGGAGCTAACTGGTAGAGATCTAAACTTTTGCATCCCGCCTGAGGCAAAAGAGTTTAGTTCGTGGAGGACCCTTCCAAATACGGATTTTGAGCTTGAAAGACCGTTTTCGCAACTGAAGAACACTGCACAATCACACCCTGCGAAGAAGCTGCTTAATGGGTCGGGCTTGAACTTATCAACTCAGCCGTCTAACCATGTAAATGGGAACGGGATTGATCTCTCATCTTCTTGCaacaagaaaaggaaagaaatctTCACAAATGGGCATGATGAAGACTGCTGCTTGCCTAATGATCTCAATGGGGATCGACATCAAGATGTAGAGTTTCATCCCGTGGAGCCTCCATGGTTGAATGAGTTTACCGGGGTGGTGAGAAACGTATATGGCCCTGTTACAGCAGCCAAGACTATTTATGAGGACGAGGAAGGATATCTGATTCTCGTTACTCTGCCTTTCACTGATCCTGAAAGGGTGAAAGTGCACTGGTGGAACAATCTCACACACGGTGTGGTGAAGATCTCGTCAGTCAGCACAGCGTGTATGCCTTTCATCCAGAGGAACGACCGGACATTCAAACTCACCGACCCCGCCCCGGAGCACTGTCCACCGGGAGAGTTCAGACGAGAGATCCCTCTGCCTACACGGATCCCTGATGATGCTAAGCTTGAAGCGTACTTTGACAATAGTGGAACAGTTCTTGAGATCAAAGTGCCTAAACATCGCGTGGGACCAGAGGAACATGAGGTTCTCGTCTGCCTTCGCCCGCCTAATGAATTTGTGTTGTCTTGA